A genomic region of Gemmata massiliana contains the following coding sequences:
- a CDS encoding ABC transporter ATP-binding protein: MTPIIEFDGVSKWYGNVIGLNKLTLHVPAGVTGLLGPNGAGKSTLLQLATGQLRPSQGAVRVFGQDVWDNPGLNHLIGLCPEQDAFYEWMTGHDFVRTCARLSGMSRRDATKAANRAMEMVGMTEHMYRGVRGYSKGMRQRTKLAQAMVHNPRVLFLDEPLTGTDPVARRDLIDVVRGLGASGCSVVVSSHVLHEIQSLTPRIVLLHRGRLVAQGHVREIRDLIDKHPHRIVLVCEQYRALAAKLATCADVDGIKFIERESSLVVETRQPDAFYARLPELAATGGLSLREVYSEDDNLEAVFKYLVNR, encoded by the coding sequence ATGACCCCGATCATCGAGTTCGACGGCGTTTCCAAGTGGTACGGGAACGTCATCGGCCTGAACAAGCTGACGCTGCACGTCCCGGCGGGCGTTACGGGCCTGCTCGGTCCTAACGGTGCCGGCAAATCGACGCTGCTGCAACTGGCTACGGGTCAACTGCGACCGAGCCAGGGCGCCGTCCGCGTCTTCGGCCAAGACGTTTGGGACAACCCGGGGCTGAACCATCTCATCGGCCTGTGCCCAGAACAAGACGCCTTCTACGAGTGGATGACCGGGCACGACTTCGTCCGCACCTGTGCCCGTCTGAGTGGGATGAGCCGCCGGGACGCGACCAAAGCGGCGAACCGCGCGATGGAAATGGTCGGGATGACGGAGCACATGTACCGTGGGGTGCGCGGGTACTCGAAGGGGATGCGCCAGCGCACGAAACTGGCCCAAGCGATGGTCCACAACCCGCGCGTGCTGTTCCTCGATGAACCGCTCACCGGGACCGATCCCGTTGCCCGCCGCGACCTCATCGATGTGGTTCGCGGGCTCGGCGCGAGCGGGTGCAGCGTGGTGGTCTCGAGCCACGTGCTGCACGAGATCCAGTCTCTTACCCCGCGCATCGTACTCCTGCACCGGGGCCGACTCGTTGCGCAGGGGCACGTCCGCGAGATCCGCGACCTCATCGACAAGCACCCGCACCGCATCGTGCTGGTGTGCGAACAGTACCGCGCGCTCGCGGCCAAACTAGCGACCTGCGCTGACGTGGACGGGATCAAGTTCATCGAACGCGAATCGAGCCTTGTGGTCGAAACGCGACAACCGGACGCCTTCTACGCGCGACTGCCCGAGTTGGCCGCGACCGGCGGACTGTCACTCCGCGAAGTGTACTCGGAAGACGACAACCTCGAAGCCGTGTTCAAGTACCTGGTGAACCGATGA
- a CDS encoding ABC transporter permease subunit encodes MTVAEVRPPRRSLSTEASALVALFDLTVRQHTHGRRLLVLILLYLLPCALAVLLRSLPHPAPTDALEFALVLTLLPHGLAPLTALLYAAGVVSDEVEEQTLTYLLLRSIPRWELFLTKLVATMCVTALLVAVAVLALYTSIYAGTPQFWSEALPRAGGVIAVATLAQVGYCVLFGFLGLVTRRALIGGIAYIVAVEGILANLDFVGRSLTVVYYVRTLSLRWLDLPAEQLRRCQDAWGMTELDKLPSSSTCALGLLGFGAAVSLVSALWFARSEFRVKTPGSD; translated from the coding sequence ATGACCGTAGCGGAAGTTCGGCCCCCGCGCCGCTCACTGTCAACTGAAGCATCTGCGCTGGTGGCCCTGTTCGATTTGACAGTGCGCCAGCACACGCACGGCCGGCGGTTGCTGGTTCTCATCCTCTTGTATTTGCTGCCATGTGCGCTGGCGGTACTGCTCCGCTCGCTCCCGCACCCGGCGCCGACCGACGCGCTGGAATTCGCGCTCGTTCTCACGCTTCTGCCGCACGGATTGGCCCCACTCACGGCCCTGCTGTACGCGGCCGGCGTGGTGTCGGACGAGGTCGAAGAACAAACGCTGACGTACCTGCTACTACGGTCGATCCCGCGCTGGGAACTGTTCCTCACAAAGCTAGTCGCGACGATGTGTGTGACCGCGCTGTTAGTCGCAGTAGCGGTATTGGCCCTTTACACATCGATCTACGCGGGCACGCCCCAATTCTGGAGCGAAGCCCTTCCGCGTGCGGGCGGGGTGATCGCGGTCGCGACACTGGCCCAAGTCGGCTACTGCGTGCTGTTCGGGTTCCTGGGACTTGTCACGCGACGGGCACTGATTGGGGGGATCGCTTACATCGTGGCAGTCGAGGGCATACTGGCGAACCTCGACTTCGTGGGGCGCTCACTCACGGTGGTGTACTACGTCCGCACCCTGTCGCTTCGGTGGTTGGACCTGCCCGCTGAGCAGTTGCGCCGGTGCCAGGATGCTTGGGGAATGACGGAGCTGGACAAGCTCCCGTCGTCGAGCACGTGTGCGCTGGGGTTACTCGGTTTCGGGGCCGCCGTTTCGTTGGTGTCGGCCCTGTGGTTCGCACGCAGCGAGTTCCGCGTGAAGACGCCGGGCAGTGATTGA
- a CDS encoding ArsI/CadI family heavy metal resistance metalloenzyme — MSATIEAAPTTATRFHVGLHVADLTRSVRFYRTLLGTAPAKHFDDYAKFDVAVPPLVLALYPSPQQPGGALNHIGLRFPDSAALVGVQRRLEEAGIATQRQEGVECCYSRQTKFWVTDPDRTLWEIYTLHEDIDHSGFDDPPTPLEQPAQAVWQHRLTDPVPDRIPHKDNSLDEVLLEGTFNALVSPERLAKLLVDAHRVLRPGGKLSIHGLVSDKPFPGTPKLPGLASMVQRVPVETEPLGLLLRAGFGGLFYEKLGDIHCFTVNGVELRELRLHGWKAGTAAPGPCAVVYKGPFEQVSCECGLVFRRAEKVTVSAMVAGWLRSGPAAEQFAFLS; from the coding sequence ATGTCCGCAACGATCGAAGCCGCACCGACCACCGCAACGCGCTTCCACGTGGGGCTGCACGTCGCGGACCTGACGCGCTCGGTGCGGTTCTATCGCACGCTCCTGGGCACGGCGCCGGCGAAGCACTTCGACGACTACGCGAAGTTCGACGTCGCCGTTCCGCCGCTCGTGCTCGCGCTCTACCCGAGTCCGCAGCAACCCGGTGGGGCGCTCAACCACATCGGTCTTCGGTTCCCCGATTCGGCCGCTCTCGTCGGCGTGCAGCGCCGGCTCGAAGAGGCCGGGATCGCGACGCAGCGGCAAGAGGGCGTCGAGTGCTGTTACTCGCGGCAGACGAAGTTCTGGGTGACGGACCCGGACCGGACGTTGTGGGAGATTTACACCCTCCACGAAGACATCGACCACTCCGGGTTCGACGACCCGCCCACACCGCTCGAACAGCCCGCACAAGCCGTGTGGCAGCACCGTCTCACGGACCCGGTGCCGGACCGCATTCCGCACAAGGACAACTCGCTCGACGAAGTTCTGCTCGAAGGCACGTTCAACGCACTCGTGTCGCCCGAGCGCCTCGCTAAGCTCCTCGTTGATGCGCACCGCGTGCTCCGGCCGGGCGGCAAGCTCTCGATCCACGGATTGGTGAGCGATAAGCCGTTCCCGGGTACGCCGAAGCTGCCAGGGCTGGCGTCAATGGTTCAGCGCGTGCCAGTAGAAACGGAACCCCTCGGCCTGTTACTCCGCGCCGGGTTCGGCGGACTCTTCTACGAGAAACTCGGCGATATCCACTGTTTCACCGTGAACGGCGTCGAACTCCGCGAGCTTCGTTTGCACGGCTGGAAGGCCGGTACTGCGGCACCCGGACCGTGTGCGGTTGTGTACAAAGGGCCGTTCGAGCAAGTGTCGTGTGAGTGCGGTCTGGTGTTCCGGCGCGCGGAGAAGGTCACCGTGTCCGCGATGGTCGCCGGTTGGCTCCGCTCCGGTCCCGCGGCCGAGCAGTTCGCGTTCTTGTCGTGA
- a CDS encoding ArsI/CadI family heavy metal resistance metalloenzyme: protein MSSLTVIEEPVKFHMSLNVPDLVRAVEFYTLLFGLKPAKHHADYAKFELEDPPVIFSLAPHPPGPGASLSHIGLRVGSDETIQHYRKRLEAAGVCTQAQDGTVCGYAKQNKLWVTDPFGNFWEIYRVEEDVLPEMVRKSFEGKAARADAESGAKAQPEAVWEHFVTNGLPERIPHKDNSLDEVRLVGTFNAELTDAQRATLLKEVARVLKPGGKILTHGLMGDKPFPGAQPKLPGLAAMVAYVPAQTEPINVLRRAGFVGAQVVKFTEKAWFVADGVELREVKFVAWKPASPKNVSETKQVLYKGPFARATADGGHVFERGKRVSVPVALWEQLRLGPIAEQFLFFEPNTGAGCSSTRPT from the coding sequence ATGTCGTCCCTGACAGTGATCGAAGAGCCGGTTAAATTTCACATGTCGCTTAACGTGCCCGACCTCGTGCGGGCAGTGGAGTTCTACACGCTCCTCTTCGGCCTGAAGCCCGCAAAGCACCACGCCGACTACGCCAAATTTGAACTCGAAGACCCGCCCGTTATCTTCTCGCTCGCACCGCACCCGCCCGGTCCCGGGGCCTCCCTCAGTCACATCGGCCTTCGCGTCGGGTCCGACGAGACGATCCAGCACTACCGCAAACGACTCGAAGCGGCCGGCGTCTGTACGCAGGCCCAGGACGGCACCGTGTGCGGCTACGCGAAGCAGAACAAGTTGTGGGTGACGGACCCGTTCGGCAACTTCTGGGAAATCTACCGCGTTGAAGAGGACGTGCTCCCGGAAATGGTCCGCAAGAGCTTCGAGGGCAAAGCGGCACGCGCGGACGCCGAGAGCGGTGCGAAGGCCCAGCCGGAAGCCGTGTGGGAGCATTTCGTCACCAACGGTTTGCCCGAACGCATCCCGCACAAGGACAACTCGCTCGACGAGGTTCGGCTCGTCGGGACTTTTAACGCCGAACTGACCGACGCCCAGCGCGCGACCCTGCTGAAAGAAGTCGCCCGCGTACTGAAGCCGGGTGGGAAGATCCTCACGCACGGACTGATGGGCGACAAGCCGTTCCCCGGCGCTCAGCCGAAGCTACCCGGGTTGGCCGCAATGGTCGCTTACGTTCCGGCTCAAACGGAGCCGATCAACGTGCTGCGCCGCGCGGGATTCGTGGGCGCGCAAGTCGTGAAATTCACCGAAAAAGCGTGGTTCGTTGCCGACGGCGTCGAACTACGAGAGGTCAAGTTTGTCGCGTGGAAACCGGCATCTCCCAAAAACGTGAGCGAGACGAAACAGGTGCTCTACAAGGGGCCGTTCGCCCGCGCGACCGCCGACGGTGGGCACGTCTTCGAGCGCGGTAAGCGCGTGAGTGTGCCGGTCGCGCTGTGGGAGCAGCTCCGACTCGGTCCCATCGCCGAGCAGTTCCTGTTCTTCGAGCCGAACACAGGAGCCGGGTGCTCGAGTACGCGACCGACCTGA
- a CDS encoding MFS transporter — protein sequence MSSEVASPATRSWIAGLPFYYGWVNVGIAAVAMSATLPGRTYGLGLIKEPLRAELGISDLRFNVINFWAIVVGAVCVIPIGRAIDKFGTRLVLAVVGAALGACVLLMSRAADEAELVVTLTLVRGLGQGALSVVAIALVGKWFRRRAGAAMGAFTLLLAVGFVAPIFVVEASVKSAGWRAAWEGVGLALLLGLVPLGLLFARSSPESCGVPPDEPALETQGAASMTVWAALATPSFWVYTSAATVFNLIFSALTLDNELLLQEHGLDGKQANGLVLGVLMVSGLPANVIAGALARHRPLGKLLGAGVAILAVSLLIFPLVTTLVGAAVYATLLGASGGIITVIYFAVYGHTYGRAHLGSIQATVQVLSVFASASGPVLLSFVREQNNGTALFFYSFAGIALVLAVAAWGVRPPARLIPVPERESEEVW from the coding sequence ATGAGTTCGGAAGTCGCATCCCCCGCTACGCGATCGTGGATCGCAGGGCTGCCGTTCTACTACGGGTGGGTCAACGTGGGGATCGCGGCCGTCGCGATGTCGGCCACGTTGCCGGGACGCACTTACGGTTTGGGACTGATTAAAGAACCGCTTCGCGCTGAACTCGGTATCAGCGATTTGCGGTTCAACGTCATCAATTTCTGGGCCATCGTTGTTGGCGCGGTATGCGTCATTCCGATCGGCCGGGCCATCGATAAATTCGGCACGCGGCTTGTTCTTGCTGTCGTAGGGGCCGCACTCGGCGCATGCGTGCTCCTCATGAGTCGTGCGGCGGACGAAGCAGAACTTGTGGTCACGCTCACACTGGTTCGCGGATTGGGCCAGGGGGCACTTTCGGTTGTGGCGATCGCGCTCGTGGGGAAGTGGTTCCGTCGACGAGCGGGCGCGGCAATGGGCGCGTTCACGCTGTTACTCGCCGTCGGGTTCGTGGCACCGATCTTCGTCGTGGAAGCGAGTGTGAAGTCGGCCGGTTGGCGCGCAGCCTGGGAGGGCGTGGGGCTGGCACTCCTGTTGGGTCTCGTTCCGCTTGGCTTGTTGTTCGCGCGGAGTTCGCCCGAATCGTGCGGAGTGCCTCCCGATGAGCCGGCCCTTGAGACGCAAGGGGCCGCATCCATGACAGTTTGGGCCGCACTCGCGACTCCTTCGTTCTGGGTGTACACGTCTGCGGCGACCGTTTTTAACCTGATCTTTTCCGCACTGACACTCGACAACGAACTGCTCTTGCAGGAACATGGTTTAGACGGGAAACAAGCCAACGGTTTGGTGCTCGGGGTGCTGATGGTCAGCGGACTACCGGCGAATGTCATCGCAGGCGCACTCGCGCGCCACCGACCGCTGGGGAAGCTGCTCGGCGCGGGTGTCGCGATCCTGGCTGTGTCACTGTTGATCTTCCCGCTGGTAACGACGCTCGTGGGAGCGGCCGTTTACGCTACACTACTCGGCGCTTCGGGTGGTATCATTACGGTCATCTACTTTGCCGTGTACGGTCACACCTACGGGCGCGCCCACTTGGGTAGCATTCAGGCAACGGTACAGGTATTGTCGGTATTCGCGTCCGCGAGCGGACCGGTTCTGCTTTCCTTCGTTCGTGAACAGAATAACGGAACCGCGCTGTTCTTTTACAGTTTTGCCGGGATCGCTCTGGTGCTTGCTGTAGCCGCGTGGGGGGTTCGTCCGCCGGCTCGACTGATACCAGTGCCGGAGCGAGAGTCCGAAGAGGTTTGGTGA
- a CDS encoding carboxypeptidase regulatory-like domain-containing protein, with translation MFTRLRPARVRGVLLLAFALPVLAAGCGGDGRKSVYKVRGQVFAANKKPAVGAVVTFNPVTPDPKDPARPIARADEQGNYALTTYAEGDGAPAGDYIITITWPVPKKTPFEPEGGDQLVGKLAKPERSPHKFTVSKQPDQEVPVITLP, from the coding sequence ATGTTCACGCGACTTCGCCCCGCTCGCGTGCGGGGCGTTTTGCTGTTGGCCTTCGCACTGCCCGTTCTCGCTGCGGGGTGCGGTGGGGACGGGCGCAAGTCTGTTTACAAGGTTCGTGGTCAGGTGTTCGCAGCGAACAAGAAGCCCGCAGTCGGAGCGGTGGTCACGTTCAATCCGGTGACACCAGATCCCAAAGATCCAGCGCGGCCCATCGCGCGCGCGGACGAGCAGGGGAATTACGCGCTCACCACTTATGCCGAGGGCGACGGGGCACCTGCGGGTGATTACATCATCACGATCACTTGGCCCGTGCCGAAGAAAACACCGTTCGAGCCAGAGGGCGGGGATCAACTCGTCGGTAAACTGGCCAAACCAGAGCGGTCACCGCACAAGTTCACGGTGAGCAAACAGCCGGACCAGGAAGTACCCGTTATCACGCTGCCTTGA
- a CDS encoding DUF1559 domain-containing protein produces the protein MFRGRNKGFTLIELLVVIAIIAILIGLLLPAVQKVREAAARMSCQNNLKQCGIAYHAYAGANDSAFAPSMIQDPYTTVGWGIFLLPYIEQDNLYRQYSFAMPFYYGTNQPVANTKIKMFLCPSVPERTGPYSYTFNYPGYPSTSWQAFAADYTPLAGVSQYLGQYLSLTGDLGGPLQRDKKSSILSVTDGTSNTVLLAEVAGKNKLYRAGKDTGTTLTGFYGGEGGWADATSSGSSLWGSSSDGTTGPGTCGVNCSNDYGLYSFHSGGANVLMCDGSVRFLTASVDIRALAAQITARNGEVVPNS, from the coding sequence ATGTTTCGCGGTCGGAATAAGGGATTCACACTAATCGAGTTACTTGTCGTGATTGCGATCATTGCGATCTTGATTGGCCTACTCCTGCCCGCGGTGCAGAAGGTGCGAGAGGCCGCAGCGCGCATGAGTTGCCAGAACAACCTTAAGCAGTGCGGGATCGCGTATCACGCTTATGCCGGAGCGAATGACTCCGCGTTTGCGCCGTCGATGATCCAAGACCCGTACACAACGGTAGGTTGGGGCATCTTCTTGCTCCCGTACATCGAGCAAGACAACTTGTACCGCCAGTACAGCTTTGCCATGCCGTTCTACTACGGCACGAACCAGCCCGTCGCGAACACCAAGATCAAGATGTTCCTCTGCCCGTCGGTACCGGAACGAACCGGGCCGTACTCGTACACGTTTAACTACCCCGGTTACCCCTCCACGAGTTGGCAAGCGTTCGCAGCCGACTACACACCGCTTGCCGGGGTGAGTCAGTACCTCGGCCAGTACCTCAGTTTGACGGGTGATCTGGGCGGCCCACTCCAGCGCGACAAGAAGTCTTCGATCCTCAGTGTGACCGACGGCACTTCAAACACCGTTCTCCTGGCCGAAGTCGCGGGCAAGAACAAGCTCTACCGCGCCGGGAAGGATACCGGCACCACGCTGACGGGGTTCTATGGCGGTGAGGGCGGTTGGGCCGACGCCACTAGCAGCGGGTCGTCGCTGTGGGGCAGTTCTTCCGACGGCACGACCGGACCAGGAACGTGCGGCGTCAATTGCTCGAACGACTACGGCTTGTACTCGTTCCACAGTGGCGGGGCCAACGTGTTGATGTGCGATGGTTCGGTGCGATTCCTGACCGCGAGCGTCGATATTCGCGCTCTGGCTGCACAAATTACGGCCCGGAACGGCGAAGTGGTGCCCAACAGCTAA
- a CDS encoding type II secretion system protein: MNAILLPAILLACTADDAPPAPKLPLGKDTTYVTGPLDKHGYIDYEAALNAELSKGITPEKNANALLALAFGPAPEGGDGIPLDYYRWLDVPVPPKQGDYFVNIYAYVHNKLGISGDRLEAVFDAQSRFSQRPWASKDCPPLAEWLEANQKPLALAIEGLKRPEYFNPLVSRRKEGDPSNLIGALLHTVQKYRELASALTARAMLRLQEKKFDEAWQDLLACHRLGRFVTRGGTLIESLVGIAIGQIASNATVTYLERADLTSKQAMQCQKDLRDLPRGTALTDKIGVSERMMGLDALQLIRRGGAGGLAGLVGNEAPPIADEKKALEMMDWTAVMQTMNKWYDRLGAATKIKDRAARDKEFKKIAEEYQVTKKDLADPEKMKKLLDGKDGGKVVGKALGDVLMGLLSPALEKVQSAHDRSRQVDTNLQIAFALAAYNKDHGRYPAKLTDLTPKYLANVPDDVFVDKPLTYKPSEKGYLFYSVGVNGKDDGGSGYSDDPPGDDLRVKMPQPELKKK, translated from the coding sequence ATGAACGCGATCCTTCTTCCAGCGATTCTGCTTGCTTGCACCGCAGACGACGCTCCGCCCGCGCCAAAACTGCCGCTGGGCAAAGACACGACATACGTCACCGGCCCCCTCGACAAGCACGGGTACATCGATTACGAGGCTGCACTCAATGCCGAACTGAGTAAGGGAATTACACCGGAAAAGAACGCCAACGCGCTACTCGCCCTCGCGTTCGGTCCCGCACCCGAAGGTGGTGACGGCATCCCACTCGATTACTACCGGTGGCTTGATGTTCCCGTTCCACCGAAACAGGGCGATTACTTCGTCAACATCTACGCCTACGTCCACAACAAGCTCGGTATCTCTGGTGACCGGCTGGAAGCGGTTTTTGATGCTCAAAGTCGCTTCTCACAGCGCCCGTGGGCGTCGAAAGACTGCCCCCCGCTCGCCGAGTGGCTGGAAGCCAACCAAAAGCCTCTGGCACTCGCTATCGAAGGCCTAAAGCGACCGGAATACTTCAACCCGCTCGTGTCGCGCCGGAAAGAAGGCGATCCGAGTAACCTGATCGGCGCGTTACTCCACACCGTCCAGAAGTATCGCGAACTGGCGTCCGCACTCACGGCTCGCGCCATGCTCCGGCTGCAAGAAAAGAAGTTCGACGAGGCGTGGCAAGATCTGCTCGCGTGTCACCGCTTGGGCCGGTTCGTTACGCGCGGCGGCACGCTGATCGAATCACTCGTCGGCATTGCCATCGGCCAAATTGCCAGCAACGCAACGGTGACCTACCTCGAACGCGCCGACCTTACGTCCAAACAAGCTATGCAGTGCCAAAAAGACCTACGCGACCTCCCGCGCGGCACGGCACTGACCGACAAAATTGGCGTTAGCGAGCGCATGATGGGACTCGATGCGCTCCAGTTGATTCGTCGTGGAGGCGCGGGTGGACTAGCGGGACTCGTGGGGAACGAGGCCCCTCCTATCGCGGACGAGAAGAAGGCGCTCGAAATGATGGACTGGACCGCGGTTATGCAAACGATGAACAAGTGGTACGATCGCCTCGGCGCGGCAACGAAAATCAAAGACCGCGCCGCGCGCGACAAGGAATTCAAGAAAATCGCGGAGGAATATCAGGTAACCAAGAAGGATCTGGCAGACCCGGAGAAGATGAAGAAACTCTTGGACGGTAAGGACGGCGGAAAAGTGGTCGGTAAGGCGCTGGGGGACGTTCTGATGGGTCTACTATCCCCGGCCCTCGAAAAGGTGCAGTCGGCCCACGACCGTTCACGTCAAGTAGACACCAACCTCCAGATCGCGTTCGCGCTGGCGGCCTACAACAAGGACCACGGGCGCTACCCGGCCAAGCTCACCGACCTCACGCCCAAGTACCTCGCCAACGTGCCCGATGACGTCTTCGTGGACAAGCCACTGACTTACAAACCAAGCGAGAAGGGCTACTTGTTCTATAGCGTCGGCGTCAACGGTAAGGACGATGGCGGCAGCGGTTACAGCGACGACCCACCTGGCGACGACCTCCGGGTCAAGATGCCACAGCCCGAGTTGAAGAAGAAATAG
- a CDS encoding sigma 54-interacting transcriptional regulator, protein MRARLTLEGGECVPPTLDLSPSGQPVTLGRSRDNTVVLRDEMASRTHAKIYFEDGRWHVRDFGLNGTRVDGHRVNGAVELSDGQRVKIGEVVLKFVLEPKSPPKPVKDAPATMPNIKTVNEGPHNATKVHELPLDRLLPNDLPPDQTAKQLRVDELTALCKFMTGAVETKTPHDLIGFALRSILNQTAAKLAGYLSLDPEDPGPKIVMPESAAIDIPLSRRLTAQAQKNGKTIWLFPDLSAAHPPTDSLSSFADAICIPLKASGEPFATLHVYRSGRAFVERDVRFIEAVAGFLAHGLEILRTRRTLEAENSRLRTHTPAADDIIGGSNAVIHLRQQILRAAPQPFTVLVQGESGSGKELVALALHRNSRRAEGPLVVVNCAAIAPTLLEAELFGYKKGAFSGADRDHPGLFQQADEGTLFLDEVGELSLECQAKLLRVIEGKAFRPVGATGDIKADVRIVAATHRDLEKEVKAGRFRQDLMFRLKVIPIRVPPLREHPEDIPELAAFFLAKVSSECRRKFKLTAAAMRKLQAYPWPGNVRQLRAAIESAAVMSEGDTIEADAIPLTGTTELVAAPTVTSGATAPDLPPSLDMSEIETWAICRAMKQTNGNVSHAAKLLNISRDTLHTKLKKLEEKGINRHSLLAGNTAVTPAPIATPEPLSATEV, encoded by the coding sequence ATGCGCGCGCGCCTCACTCTCGAAGGTGGAGAATGCGTACCGCCGACTCTCGATCTGTCCCCGTCCGGGCAGCCGGTCACGCTTGGCCGCAGCCGGGATAATACCGTCGTGCTACGCGACGAGATGGCGAGTCGGACCCACGCGAAGATCTACTTCGAGGACGGGCGCTGGCACGTTCGCGATTTCGGGCTGAACGGCACCCGCGTGGACGGGCACCGGGTGAACGGCGCGGTCGAACTGAGCGACGGGCAGCGGGTTAAGATCGGCGAGGTGGTGCTCAAGTTCGTTCTCGAACCGAAGAGCCCGCCGAAGCCGGTCAAAGACGCGCCGGCCACGATGCCAAACATCAAGACGGTGAACGAGGGGCCGCACAACGCCACAAAGGTCCACGAACTCCCGCTCGACCGGCTCCTACCGAACGACCTCCCGCCGGACCAGACCGCCAAACAGCTCCGGGTAGACGAACTCACCGCGCTGTGCAAGTTCATGACCGGCGCGGTCGAAACCAAGACCCCGCACGATCTTATCGGGTTCGCCCTGCGCTCGATTCTGAACCAGACCGCCGCGAAACTCGCGGGGTACCTGAGCCTCGACCCGGAAGACCCCGGTCCCAAGATCGTGATGCCCGAATCGGCCGCGATCGACATTCCGCTCAGCCGCCGACTCACCGCGCAGGCCCAGAAGAACGGCAAAACGATCTGGCTGTTCCCGGACCTCAGCGCCGCACACCCGCCGACGGATTCGCTATCTTCTTTCGCGGACGCAATTTGCATCCCACTCAAGGCGTCCGGCGAGCCGTTCGCCACGCTGCACGTGTATCGCTCCGGGCGTGCGTTCGTGGAGCGCGACGTGCGGTTCATTGAGGCCGTCGCCGGGTTCCTGGCTCACGGGCTGGAAATCCTGCGTACCCGACGCACCCTTGAAGCCGAAAACTCGCGTCTGCGTACTCACACGCCCGCGGCCGACGACATCATCGGCGGCAGCAACGCTGTTATCCACTTGCGCCAGCAGATTTTGCGCGCTGCGCCGCAGCCGTTCACGGTGCTCGTGCAGGGCGAGAGCGGGTCCGGAAAGGAACTCGTAGCGCTGGCACTGCACCGGAATAGTCGCCGGGCCGAAGGACCGCTCGTTGTGGTGAATTGTGCGGCCATCGCACCGACACTGCTCGAAGCGGAACTATTTGGTTACAAGAAGGGGGCGTTCAGCGGTGCGGATCGCGATCACCCCGGTCTGTTCCAGCAAGCGGACGAAGGGACGCTGTTCCTCGACGAAGTGGGCGAACTTTCGCTGGAGTGCCAAGCGAAATTGCTCCGCGTGATCGAAGGCAAGGCGTTCCGCCCTGTAGGTGCGACGGGCGACATCAAGGCCGACGTGCGGATCGTGGCCGCGACGCACCGTGATCTCGAAAAGGAAGTGAAGGCCGGACGGTTCCGCCAGGACTTGATGTTCCGGCTGAAGGTGATCCCGATCCGCGTCCCCCCGTTGCGCGAGCACCCGGAAGACATCCCCGAACTGGCCGCGTTTTTCTTGGCGAAAGTGTCCAGCGAGTGCCGGCGGAAGTTCAAACTCACGGCAGCCGCGATGCGCAAGCTCCAGGCTTACCCGTGGCCCGGAAACGTGCGGCAACTGCGTGCGGCCATCGAGAGCGCCGCGGTGATGAGTGAAGGCGACACGATCGAAGCGGACGCGATCCCGCTTACCGGCACGACCGAACTGGTTGCGGCCCCGACGGTGACTTCCGGCGCTACGGCTCCGGACCTGCCGCCGAGCCTGGACATGAGCGAAATCGAGACGTGGGCTATTTGTCGGGCTATGAAGCAGACGAACGGGAACGTGAGTCACGCGGCCAAACTGCTGAACATCAGTCGTGACACGCTCCACACCAAACTGAAGAAGCTGGAAGAGAAGGGGATCAACCGGCACTCGCTCTTGGCCGGTAACACCGCGGTCACCCCCGCTCCGATTGCGACTCCTGAACCGCTCAGCGCAACCGAAGTGTAA
- a CDS encoding 3-isopropylmalate dehydratase, producing MQNHIEGVAYVLGDNIDTDQIIPAQYLTYNPSIAAEYKMFGKYALSGVPEAAAGLPKGHVPFHPPTGDGFVSPYKIIIGGKNFGCGSSREHAPIALAAAGVVAVVAEFYARIFYRNSVNGGYLVPLEAKERLIDRICTGDKLVIDIAAGTLKNETSDETFSLLPLGEVAPILEAGGLFPYAKKVGMLAS from the coding sequence ATGCAAAACCACATCGAAGGCGTCGCATACGTTTTGGGCGACAACATCGACACCGACCAGATCATCCCGGCCCAGTACCTGACGTACAACCCGTCGATCGCGGCGGAGTACAAAATGTTCGGGAAGTACGCCCTCAGCGGTGTTCCCGAAGCCGCTGCGGGGCTGCCCAAGGGTCACGTCCCGTTCCACCCGCCCACCGGTGACGGGTTCGTCTCGCCGTACAAGATCATCATCGGCGGGAAGAACTTCGGCTGCGGTTCCAGTCGCGAGCACGCCCCGATCGCACTGGCCGCCGCGGGCGTGGTCGCGGTGGTCGCAGAATTCTACGCACGCATCTTCTACCGAAACAGTGTGAACGGCGGGTATTTGGTCCCGCTCGAAGCGAAAGAGCGGCTCATCGACCGCATCTGCACCGGCGACAAACTCGTCATCGACATCGCCGCGGGCACGCTCAAGAACGAGACGAGCGACGAAACGTTCTCGCTGCTCCCGCTGGGCGAAGTCGCCCCGATTCTCGAAGCCGGCGGCCTGTTCCCATACGCGAAGAAAGTGGGAATGTTGGCGAGCTGA